From one Lolium rigidum isolate FL_2022 chromosome 4, APGP_CSIRO_Lrig_0.1, whole genome shotgun sequence genomic stretch:
- the LOC124650358 gene encoding laccase-12-like: protein MSLLRCFLLIVAALVLCATAVPGAEAVTRKYHFDVQMTSVTKLCSTKSIVTVNGQYPGPTLFAREGDHVEVNVVNNSPYNMSIHWHGVRQLLSGWYDGPAYITQCPIQPGQSYVYRFQIAGQRGTLWWHAHVSWLRATVHGPIVILPPAGVPYPFPAPDHELPVIFGEWWRNDTEAVIAQALLSGGGPNVSDAFTINGLPGPLYGGCAGKKEDAFTLKVKPGRTYMLRLINAALNDELFFAVANHTLTVVDVDALYVKPFAVDSLLIAPGQTSNVLLTAKSSFPGARYYMLARPYATTRPGTFDNSTVAGVLEYEHDPASPTLNKNLPIFTPTLPQINDTTAVSNYTAKLRSLASAAYPAAVPQTVDKQFFFTVGLGTHPCAAGVPVNGSTCQGPNGTARFAASINNVSFVLPTTALLQSHYTGMSAGVYASNFPFAPAHPFNYTGTPPNNTNVMNGTRALVLPFGAAVELVMQDTSIIGAESHPLHLHGFNFFVVGQGFGNYDPASDPARFNLVDPVERNTVGVPAGGWVAIRFRADNPGVWFMHCHLEVHMSWGLKMAWLVLDGSRPEQKLPPPPADLPKC from the exons ATGTCTCTTCTCCGGTGCTTTCTCCTCATCGTGGCGGCTCTGGTGCTGTGCGCGACGGCGGTGCCCGGAGCCGAGGCCGTCACGAGGAAGTACCACTTCGAT GTGCAAATGACGAGCGTGACGAAGCTATGCAGCACGAAGAGCATCGTAACTGTGAACGGGCAGTACCCAGGCCCCACACTGTTCGCCCGGGAGGGTGACCACGTGGAGGTCAACGTGGTCAACAACTCCCCCTACAACATGAGCATCCACTGGCACGGCGTGCGGCAGCTGCTCAGCGGCTGGTACGACGGGCCGGCGTACATCACGCAGTGCCCGATCCAGCCCGGCCAGAGCTACGTCTACCGGTTCCAGATCGCCGGGCAGCGCGGCACGCTGTGGTGGCACGCGCACGTCTCCTGGCTCCGCGCCACCGTGCACGGCCCCATCGTCATCCTGCCCCCGGCCGGCGTGCCCTACCCGTTCCCGGCGCCCGACCACGAGCTGCCCGTCATCTTCGGCGAGTGGTGGCGGAACGACACCGAGGCGGTCATCGCTCAGGcgctcctctccggcggcgggccCAACGTCTCCGACGCCTTCACCATCAACGGCCTCCCCGGCCCGCTCTACGGCGGCTGCGCCGGGAAGAAGGAGGACGCGTTCACGCTGAAGGTGAAGCCTGGTAGGACGTACATGCTCCGGCTCATCAACGCCGCACTCAACGACGAGCTCTTCTTCGCTGTCGCCAACCACACGCTTACCGTCGTCGACGTCGACGCGCTCTACGTCAAGCCCTTCGCCGTCGACAGCCTCCTCATCGCGCCGGGCCAGACCAGCAACGTGCTCCTCACCGCTAAATCATCATTTCCCGGTGCAAGGTACTACATGCTGGCACGGCCCTACGCCACCACGCGCCCAGGCACCTTCGACAACTCCACCGTCGCCGGCGTGCTCGAATACGAGCACGACCCCGCCAGCCCCACCTTAAACAAGAACCTGCCTATCTTCACGCCCACGCTGCCCCAGATCAACGACACGACCGCCGTGTCCAACTACACTGCGAAGCTGCGCAGCCTGGCGAGCGCCGCGTACCCGGCGGCGGTGCCGCAGACGGTGGACAAGCAGTTCTTCTTCACCGTCGGCCTCGGCACCCACCCGTGCGCCGCCGGTGTCCCCGTGAACGGGAGCACGTGCCAGGGCCCCAACGGGACGGCCCGGTTCGCGGCGTCCATCAACAACGTCTCCTTCGTGCTCCCCACCACGGCGCTGCTCCAGTCGCACTACACGGGGATGTCCGCTGGCGTGTACGCCTCGAACTTCCCCTTCGCCCCGGCGCACCCGTTCAACTACACTGGCACGCCGCCCAACAACACGAACGTGATGAACGGGACCAGGGCGCTGGTGCTGCCGTTCGGGGCTGCCGTGGAGCTGGTGATGCAGGACACGAGCATCATCGGCGCCGAGAGCCACCCGCTGCACCTGCACGGCTTCAACTTCTTCGTCGTCGGCCAGGGGTTCGGGAACTACGACCCGGCTAGCGACCCGGCCAGGTTCAACCTCGTCGACCCCGTCGAGCGCAACACCGTCGGCGTCCCCGCCGGCGGCTGGGTCGCCATCCGCTTCCGCGCCGACAACCCAG GTGTGTGGTTCATGCATTGCCACTTGGAGGTGCACATGAGCTGGGGACTGAAGATGGCGTGGCTGGTGCTGGACGGTAGCCGTCCGGAACAgaagctcccgccgccgccggcggatcTCCCGAAATGCTAG